In Nymphaea colorata isolate Beijing-Zhang1983 chromosome 3, ASM883128v2, whole genome shotgun sequence, a genomic segment contains:
- the LOC116250273 gene encoding ubiquitin-like protein ATG12 isoform X1, whose protein sequence is MAESPAAPVQKVVVHLKATGDAPILKQAKFKITGTEKFAKVIDFLRKQLHRESLVIDIFVYINSAFSPNPDELVIDLYNNFGIDGKLVVNYACSMAWG, encoded by the exons ATGGCGGAGTCGCCCGCAGCTCCCGTCCAGAAAG TCGTTGTTCATCTGAAAGCGACCGGCGATGCACCCATTCTCAAACAAGCCAAATTCAAG ATAACTGGAACAGAAAAGTTTGCAAAGGTAATTGATTTCCTGCGGAAGCAGCTGCACAGGGAGAGCTTGGTAATCGATATT TTTGTCTATATCAACAGCGCCTTTTCCCCAAATCCTGATGAATTGGTGATTGACTTGTACAAT AATTTTGGGATTGATGGGAAGCTTGTCGTGAATTATGCTTGTTCAATGGCATGGGGTTAG
- the LOC116250273 gene encoding ubiquitin-like protein ATG12 isoform X4 — MAESPAAPVQKVVVHLKATGDAPILKQAKFKITGTEKFAKVIDFLRKQLHRESLVIDINFGIDGKLVVNYACSMAWG, encoded by the exons ATGGCGGAGTCGCCCGCAGCTCCCGTCCAGAAAG TCGTTGTTCATCTGAAAGCGACCGGCGATGCACCCATTCTCAAACAAGCCAAATTCAAG ATAACTGGAACAGAAAAGTTTGCAAAGGTAATTGATTTCCTGCGGAAGCAGCTGCACAGGGAGAGCTTGGTAATCGATATT AATTTTGGGATTGATGGGAAGCTTGTCGTGAATTATGCTTGTTCAATGGCATGGGGTTAG
- the LOC116250273 gene encoding ubiquitin-like protein ATG12 isoform X2 — protein MAESPAAPVQKVVVHLKATGDAPILKQAKFKITGTEKFAKVIDFLRKQLHRESLFVYINSAFSPNPDELVIDLYNNFGIDGKLVVNYACSMAWG, from the exons ATGGCGGAGTCGCCCGCAGCTCCCGTCCAGAAAG TCGTTGTTCATCTGAAAGCGACCGGCGATGCACCCATTCTCAAACAAGCCAAATTCAAG ATAACTGGAACAGAAAAGTTTGCAAAGGTAATTGATTTCCTGCGGAAGCAGCTGCACAGGGAGAGCTTG TTTGTCTATATCAACAGCGCCTTTTCCCCAAATCCTGATGAATTGGTGATTGACTTGTACAAT AATTTTGGGATTGATGGGAAGCTTGTCGTGAATTATGCTTGTTCAATGGCATGGGGTTAG